Proteins encoded in a region of the Vitis riparia cultivar Riparia Gloire de Montpellier isolate 1030 chromosome 7, EGFV_Vit.rip_1.0, whole genome shotgun sequence genome:
- the LOC117918546 gene encoding uncharacterized protein LOC117918546 isoform X1: MALLGDDGRGFELARKLESCGVWRSWLGDALYSNFVQYLSSPNTWESFMRSDDSKSRAQIQLQLRARALLFDKASVSLFLRSPSTLTSSFPVSKLNPSYLQLHGDDVYFTLEQDVVQQREGVVASNTAPSKIQPKAAFSVGTRYAESEIDNISQRFRHEEFPETWYNLFIEKYKASRPYKLSVGERESDKRTPRDMSAYIKLLEKHKKRRVAFKEDQHMGFGNPIVENKSSMYPSSVLDGKNSVDDDTYFFPETMFTLNCVPDSALLPINRVEDNQKVEFYGVLDTLPQVMTRSPIMIERLGIRPEYHSMEQGGSQYRNKNGTEGNRKLLGQEQALQMSQKVIARMLTKMGFEVATEVPMEVLSQLLSCHICKLGRILKVLSDNYRKQCSATELLKMFLQTTGYSNFMALVEHVKDGTSNFVQQTQQVPGIQPQLQPQHQSLLRQPQHVNQQMPRQMHPQMQQMVHSQNLAFQQQQQWERMRRRQPATPRPGMDMDKDKPLVQVKLENPSELPLDSNAYNNINTRQIQFRQQQIAAMSNLHAQPGNQFRQLASLQIPQIQTQNMSMVRAPPVKVEGFQELMGGDATMKHDSEENKLTSPSK, encoded by the exons ATGGCATTGCTGGGCGACGACGGGCGAGGTTTTGAGCTCGCTCGAAAACTCGAAAGCTGCGGTGTCTGGCGCTCGTGGCTCGGCGATGCTCTCTACTCCAACTTCGTCCAATACCTCTCTTCACCCAACACATGGGAATCCTTCATGAGAAGCGACGATTCCAAATCTAGGGCTCAGATTCAACTGCAGCTTAGGGCTCGAGCCCTCTTGTTCGATAAAGCTAGCGTCTCTCTCTTCCTCCGCTCACCATCTACCCTGACTTCTTCGTTTCCTGTTTCCAAGCTCAATCCCTCTT ATTTGCAGTTGCACGGGGATGACGTGTACTTCACTCTAGAACAAGATGTGGTTCAACAGCGAGAAGGCGTTGTTGCGTCCAATACGGCGCCATCTAAG ATTCAACCTAAAGCTGCCTTTAGTGTTGGAACCAGATATGCTGAATCTGAAATTGATAATATATCCCAGAGATTTAGGCATGAAGAATTTCCGGAAACATGGTATAATCTATTTATTGAGAAGTATAAAGCTAGCAGACCATATAAGTTATCAGTTGGGGAACGCGAGTCAGACAAACGTACGCCTAGGGACATGTCTGCTTATATTAAGCTTCTTGAGAAGCATAAGAAAAGGCGAGTAGCATTCAAGGAAGATCAGCACATGGGGTTTGGTAATCCCATTGTAGAAAATAAATCAAGCATGTATCCAAGTTCTGTTTTAGATGGAAAGAACTCGGTTGATGATGACACATATTTTTTCCCAGAAACAATGTTTACATTGAACTGTGTACCTGATAGTGCACTTCTGCCCATAAATAGAGTAGAAGACAATCAGAAAGTGGAGTTTTATGGAGTTCTTGATACCTTACCGCAGGTTATGACCAGGAGTCCTATTATGATTGAGAGGCTTGGGATTAGGCCTGAGTACCATAGTATGGAACAGGGAGGAAGTCAATATCGTAATAAAAATGGTACTGAGGGGAATAGGAAACTTCTTGGTCAAGAGCAAGCATTACAAATGTCTCAAAAGGTAATTGCCCGTATGCTGACAAAAATGGGCTTTGAAGTTGCCACAGAAGTTCCGATGGAAGTCTTATCTCAGTTGCTCAGCTGTCATATCTGTAAACTAGGTCGCATCTTGAAAGTTCTCTCTGATAATTACAGAAAGCAGTGTTCAGCTACTGAGCTGCTTAAGATGTTCCTTCAAACAACAGGATATAG TAATTTTATGGCTTTAGTGGAGCATGTTAAGGACGGCACCTCAAATTTTGTACAGCAAACGCAACAAGTACCGGGAATCCAGCCACAATTGCAGCCACAGCACCAGAGTCTCCTTCGGCAACCTCAACAT GTGAATCAACAGATGCCAAGACAAATGCATCCCCAGATGCAGCAGATGGTTCATTCCCAAAATCTGGCTTTTCAGCAACAGCAGCAGTGGGAAAGAATGCGAAGACGCCAACCAGCCACTCCTCGCCCTGGTATGGATATGGACAAGGACAAGCCTTTGGTACAAGTAAAGCTTGAGAATCCTTCAGAACTACCACTAGATAGTAATGCCTATAACAACATCAATACCAGGCAAATACAGTTCCGGCAGCAGCAAATTGCTGCAATGTCAAATCTCCATGCTCAACCTGGCAACCAGTTTAGACAACTGGCTTCCCTTCAAATTCCTCAAATCCAGACACA GAACATGAGCATGGTTAGGGCTCCACCGGTTAAGGTTGAGGGCTTCCAGGAATTGATGGGTGGGGATGCTACAATGAAGCATGATTCTGAGGAAAATAAGCTTACCTCTCCTTCAAAGTAA
- the LOC117918546 gene encoding uncharacterized protein LOC117918546 isoform X2, translating to MALLGDDGRGFELARKLESCGVWRSWLGDALYSNFVQYLSSPNTWESFMRSDDSKSRAQIQLQLRARALLFDKASVSLFLRSPSTLTSSFPVSKLNPSYLQLHGDDVYFTLEQDVVQQREGVVASNTAPSKIQPKAAFSVGTRYAESEIDNISQRFRHEEFPETWYNLFIEKYKASRPYKLSVGERESDKRTPRDMSAYIKLLEKHKKRRVAFKEDQHMGFGNPIVENKSSMYPSSVLDGKNSVDDDTYFFPETMFTLNCVPDSALLPINRVEDNQKVEFYGVLDTLPQVMTRSPIMIERLGIRPEYHSMEQGGSQYRNKNGTEGNRKLLGQEQALQMSQKVIARMLTKMGFEVATEVPMEVLSQLLSCHICKLGRILKVLSDNYRKQCSATELLKMFLQTTGYSNFMALVEHVKDGTSNFVQQTQQVPGIQPQLQPQHQSLLRQPQHMPRQMHPQMQQMVHSQNLAFQQQQQWERMRRRQPATPRPGMDMDKDKPLVQVKLENPSELPLDSNAYNNINTRQIQFRQQQIAAMSNLHAQPGNQFRQLASLQIPQIQTQNMSMVRAPPVKVEGFQELMGGDATMKHDSEENKLTSPSK from the exons ATGGCATTGCTGGGCGACGACGGGCGAGGTTTTGAGCTCGCTCGAAAACTCGAAAGCTGCGGTGTCTGGCGCTCGTGGCTCGGCGATGCTCTCTACTCCAACTTCGTCCAATACCTCTCTTCACCCAACACATGGGAATCCTTCATGAGAAGCGACGATTCCAAATCTAGGGCTCAGATTCAACTGCAGCTTAGGGCTCGAGCCCTCTTGTTCGATAAAGCTAGCGTCTCTCTCTTCCTCCGCTCACCATCTACCCTGACTTCTTCGTTTCCTGTTTCCAAGCTCAATCCCTCTT ATTTGCAGTTGCACGGGGATGACGTGTACTTCACTCTAGAACAAGATGTGGTTCAACAGCGAGAAGGCGTTGTTGCGTCCAATACGGCGCCATCTAAG ATTCAACCTAAAGCTGCCTTTAGTGTTGGAACCAGATATGCTGAATCTGAAATTGATAATATATCCCAGAGATTTAGGCATGAAGAATTTCCGGAAACATGGTATAATCTATTTATTGAGAAGTATAAAGCTAGCAGACCATATAAGTTATCAGTTGGGGAACGCGAGTCAGACAAACGTACGCCTAGGGACATGTCTGCTTATATTAAGCTTCTTGAGAAGCATAAGAAAAGGCGAGTAGCATTCAAGGAAGATCAGCACATGGGGTTTGGTAATCCCATTGTAGAAAATAAATCAAGCATGTATCCAAGTTCTGTTTTAGATGGAAAGAACTCGGTTGATGATGACACATATTTTTTCCCAGAAACAATGTTTACATTGAACTGTGTACCTGATAGTGCACTTCTGCCCATAAATAGAGTAGAAGACAATCAGAAAGTGGAGTTTTATGGAGTTCTTGATACCTTACCGCAGGTTATGACCAGGAGTCCTATTATGATTGAGAGGCTTGGGATTAGGCCTGAGTACCATAGTATGGAACAGGGAGGAAGTCAATATCGTAATAAAAATGGTACTGAGGGGAATAGGAAACTTCTTGGTCAAGAGCAAGCATTACAAATGTCTCAAAAGGTAATTGCCCGTATGCTGACAAAAATGGGCTTTGAAGTTGCCACAGAAGTTCCGATGGAAGTCTTATCTCAGTTGCTCAGCTGTCATATCTGTAAACTAGGTCGCATCTTGAAAGTTCTCTCTGATAATTACAGAAAGCAGTGTTCAGCTACTGAGCTGCTTAAGATGTTCCTTCAAACAACAGGATATAG TAATTTTATGGCTTTAGTGGAGCATGTTAAGGACGGCACCTCAAATTTTGTACAGCAAACGCAACAAGTACCGGGAATCCAGCCACAATTGCAGCCACAGCACCAGAGTCTCCTTCGGCAACCTCAACAT ATGCCAAGACAAATGCATCCCCAGATGCAGCAGATGGTTCATTCCCAAAATCTGGCTTTTCAGCAACAGCAGCAGTGGGAAAGAATGCGAAGACGCCAACCAGCCACTCCTCGCCCTGGTATGGATATGGACAAGGACAAGCCTTTGGTACAAGTAAAGCTTGAGAATCCTTCAGAACTACCACTAGATAGTAATGCCTATAACAACATCAATACCAGGCAAATACAGTTCCGGCAGCAGCAAATTGCTGCAATGTCAAATCTCCATGCTCAACCTGGCAACCAGTTTAGACAACTGGCTTCCCTTCAAATTCCTCAAATCCAGACACA GAACATGAGCATGGTTAGGGCTCCACCGGTTAAGGTTGAGGGCTTCCAGGAATTGATGGGTGGGGATGCTACAATGAAGCATGATTCTGAGGAAAATAAGCTTACCTCTCCTTCAAAGTAA
- the LOC117919076 gene encoding putative UDP-rhamnose:rhamnosyltransferase 1 — protein sequence MDDPEKLHIVMFPWLAFGHILPYLELSKLIAQKGHRISFISTPRNIDRLPKLPPILQPLINLIKLPLPKVDNLPENAEATTDLPYEKIPYLKKAFDGLQEPVTRFLINSHPDWVVHDFAPHWLPPVLDEHGVSRSFFSIFGASTLCFIGSTSIMLGDGDPRKELHQFAVPPPWVPFPSNLGLPPFQMKRILGYDEPNLSGVSDSYRMGSVISACDVVAVRSCAELESEWLDLLRELYHKPVLPIGLLPPLAPVSGEDDSWIPILEWLDKQEKASVVYVALGSEATPREDELTELALGLELSGLPFFWALRKRHDSVELPDGFEDRTKDRGVVWRTWAPQLRILGHESVGGFVTHCGLSSVVEGLYFGRALIMFPLWGDQGIIAKAFQEMKVGIEIPRDEEEGLFSSKSVAQTLSLVMVEEEGRIYREKAKELSKLFGDQDLQQRYINDFVEYLQNHRRNRKD from the coding sequence ATGGACGATCCAGAAAAACTTCACATAGTCATGTTCCCATGGCTAGCTTTCGGTCACATACTCCCATACTTAGAGCTGTCCAAGCTCATAGCTCAAAAGGGTCACCGCATCTCCTTCATATCCACCCCCAGAAACATCGACCGCCTCCCAAAACTACCTCCAATTTTACAACCTCTTATCAACTTAATCAAGCTTCCACTGCCCAAAGTCGACAACCTCCCTGAAAACGCTGAAGCTACCACTGATCTTCCCTACGAAAAGATTCCCTACCTCAAGAAGGCATTCGACGGCCTCCAAGAACCTGTGACCCGCTTCCTCATAAATTCACATCCCGACTGGGTAGTTCACGACTTCGCCCCTCACTGGTTGCCGCCTGTCCTGGATGAGCATGGGGTTTCACGGTCCTTCTTCTCCATTTTCGGTGCATCGACCTTATGTTTCATCGGATCCACGTCCATCATGCTGGGTGACGGTGATCCACGTAAGGAGCTCCATCAGTTCGCGGTTCCTCCTCCGTGGGTCCCTTTTCCCTCCAACTTGGGTTTGCCTCCGTTCCAGATGAAGCGAATCTTAGGCTATGACGAACCCAACCTTTCTGGAGTTTCAGACTCATATCGAATGGGTTCGGTCATTTCAGCTTGTGACGTGGTCGCTGTACGAAGCTGTGCAGAGCTTGAATCTGAATGGCTGGACCTTCTCAGAGAGCTTTACCACAAACCAGTACTTCCAATAGGGCTACTGCCTCCTTTGGCGCCTGTTAGCGGAGAGGACGACTCGTGGATTCCAATCCTTGAGTGGCTAGATAAACAAGAGAAAGCGTCTGTGGTTTACGTGGCACTCGGAAGCGAGGCGACGCCAAGGGAAGATGAACTCACTGAGTTGGCTCTTGGGTTAGAGCTATCAGGGTTGCCCTTCTTTTGGGCATTGAGGAAGCGGCACGACTCAGTTGAGTTACCAGATGGTTTCGAGGATCGAACCAAAGATCGTGGAGTGGTTTGGAGGACGTGGGCGCCTCAACTCCGGATATTGGGTCACGAATCAGTTGGGGGCTTTGTGACTCACTGTGGTTTGAGTTCAGTTGTTGAGGGACTGTATTTTGGACGTGCCCTTATCATGTTTCCGCTGTGGGGAGACCAGGGGATCATTGCTAAGGCTTTCCAAGAAATGAAAGTGGGGATTGAGATCCCAAGAGATGAAGAGGAGGGTTTGTTTTCTAGCAAGTCGGTGGCCCAGACATTGAGCTTGGTGATGGTGGAAGAGGAAGGAAGGATTTACAGGGAGAAAGCTAAGGAGTTGAGCAAGCTTTTTGGAGATCAGGATCTACAGCAACgttatataaatgattttgttgAATATCTCCAAAACCACAGGCGTAATCGGAAAGATTGA